One Halobaculum roseum DNA segment encodes these proteins:
- a CDS encoding DUF7561 family protein: MSKQRCDGCDRRVRLGGGIGDLWSFETGSTDGLTLELSDGSEHFLCYDCIEGLPDDEEVTRGHVEALPGDGDE; the protein is encoded by the coding sequence ATGAGCAAGCAGCGCTGCGACGGGTGCGACCGGCGCGTCCGTCTCGGCGGCGGGATCGGCGACCTCTGGTCGTTCGAGACCGGGAGCACCGACGGCCTGACGCTGGAGCTTTCGGACGGCTCCGAGCACTTCCTGTGTTACGACTGCATCGAGGGGCTGCCCGACGACGAGGAGGTCACCCGCGGGCACGTCGAGGCGCTTCCGGGGGACGGCGACGAGTGA